One stretch of Deltaproteobacteria bacterium PRO3 DNA includes these proteins:
- a CDS encoding PAS domain S-box protein, with amino-acid sequence MEWKSNRRVLIIAGPKPISAESLAPHEGLAAKNLNAAFHHISSSRPDLVIYFAKGKDDNLEEHVLTWLIEGFHGKFLLFDTMNRVKDSAVLLQSQVIDDYFSGPVGTERFLTIIKNRLSHESHFAPPRAMTTFDLFRNLFERGLDAIFFFNEELTHCVAANIRAEQVTGLSLDELRHSSLRDLCVEGEYEDTLRTIRRAGRHYYDSRGTTVLKGAGGRQIQAAFSCGVFGFGRRNFVKLEVQSLPTALGKASPVLKGKGAAERASHPVLHSPG; translated from the coding sequence ATGGAATGGAAATCGAATCGCCGCGTCCTGATCATCGCGGGGCCCAAGCCGATCTCGGCCGAGAGCTTGGCGCCGCATGAAGGCCTGGCGGCCAAAAACCTAAATGCGGCCTTCCACCATATTTCGAGCTCCCGGCCCGATTTGGTGATCTATTTTGCCAAGGGGAAGGACGACAACCTGGAGGAGCATGTCCTGACTTGGCTGATCGAGGGCTTTCACGGGAAATTCCTGCTCTTCGACACCATGAATCGGGTCAAGGACTCGGCCGTCCTGCTGCAGAGCCAGGTGATCGACGATTATTTCAGCGGGCCGGTGGGCACCGAGCGTTTCTTGACGATCATCAAGAACCGGCTTTCCCATGAGAGCCACTTCGCCCCGCCCCGGGCGATGACGACCTTCGACCTGTTCCGCAACCTCTTCGAGCGGGGCCTGGACGCCATCTTCTTCTTCAACGAGGAGCTGACCCATTGCGTGGCGGCCAACATCCGCGCCGAGCAGGTCACGGGATTGAGCCTCGACGAGCTTCGGCACTCGAGCCTCCGCGATCTCTGCGTGGAGGGGGAATACGAGGACACCCTCCGCACCATACGGAGGGCCGGGCGCCATTACTACGACTCCCGCGGCACCACCGTTTTGAAGGGCGCGGGGGGGCGGCAGATCCAGGCCGCTTTCAGTTGCGGCGTCTTCGGCTTCGGCCGGAGAAATTTCGTCAAGCTCGAGGTGCAGAGCCTGCCCACCGCCTTGGGCAAGGCATCGCCCGTCCTCAAGGGCAAGGGCGCCGCCGAGCGGGCCTCGCATCCGGTGCTGCATTCCCCGGGCTGA
- a CDS encoding patatin-like phospholipase family protein, producing MKKKTAPATASAFSRRYSRLIRSLSQKDTKVVVSMGSGGIRMFAHISVLRFLEKIGAERHISEVWGSSGGAIVGLFFAMGLKADQIVQQADDFFKTHHLQLVPSAFSIAKNILKEAVTKSNGGPVLKGFHNINESLQALMGKTLETGKQKYPWYCLAYNLEKNRTDVLTHTPIPEGLYRDFIFPTDPMDAIIASSAIPVIFTPKVIADAGGKRTYTDGGAGEEIPTVSIYKKWLQDREVGLEKKKRLLVIAVDLGTDLSTIDFFDGWLIRKIPALQHLRMTVHLTDLIRRARIADQKRLLVRDPNVELWEVNVNLSNVSFLDVKAIPKVVDLAETCVPAEFDRLNASLLT from the coding sequence GTGAAAAAGAAGACGGCGCCGGCGACTGCCAGTGCTTTTTCACGCCGCTATTCCCGTCTGATCCGCAGCCTCTCCCAGAAAGACACCAAGGTGGTGGTCTCGATGGGGAGCGGCGGTATCCGCATGTTCGCGCACATCTCGGTGCTGCGCTTTTTGGAAAAAATCGGGGCCGAGCGGCATATCTCGGAGGTCTGGGGCTCCAGCGGGGGCGCCATCGTCGGCCTATTCTTCGCGATGGGCCTGAAGGCCGACCAAATCGTTCAGCAAGCCGACGATTTTTTCAAAACCCACCACTTGCAACTGGTTCCCTCGGCCTTCTCGATCGCCAAAAACATTTTGAAGGAGGCCGTGACCAAGAGCAACGGGGGGCCGGTCTTGAAGGGCTTTCACAATATCAACGAGTCGCTGCAGGCCCTGATGGGCAAGACCCTGGAGACCGGAAAACAAAAATACCCTTGGTATTGCCTAGCCTACAACCTGGAGAAGAATCGCACCGACGTGCTCACGCACACGCCCATCCCCGAGGGCCTCTACCGCGATTTCATCTTCCCCACCGACCCGATGGACGCGATCATCGCCTCCAGCGCCATTCCGGTCATTTTCACACCGAAGGTCATCGCCGACGCCGGAGGAAAGCGCACCTACACGGACGGCGGCGCCGGCGAGGAGATCCCCACGGTTTCCATCTACAAAAAATGGCTGCAGGATCGGGAAGTCGGTTTGGAGAAGAAAAAACGGCTGCTGGTCATCGCGGTCGACCTGGGCACGGACCTCTCCACCATCGATTTCTTCGACGGATGGCTGATCCGCAAGATACCCGCGCTGCAACACCTGCGCATGACGGTCCACCTGACCGACCTGATCCGGCGGGCGCGCATCGCGGACCAAAAACGGCTGCTCGTGCGCGACCCGAACGTCGAGCTCTGGGAAGTGAACGTCAACCTGTCGAACGTGAGTTTCCTCGACGTGAAGGCCATCCCGAAGGTCGTGGATTTGGCCGAGACCTGCGTGCCGGCCGAATTCGACCGGCTCAACGCATCCCTGCTGACCTAA